The Clavelina lepadiformis chromosome 3, kaClaLepa1.1, whole genome shotgun sequence region GTGTTTACACAAATTTATGAGTATATTGTACTATGAGATACATGTATGTCGCattacattaaaaaaaaatttattggtaTTTGGAGGAAATTTGTAACTGATGATTGTGtatgaattattgtgttttcaacTAAGTGTTAAAATTGATCATTTTAAGGAAATAATTGCACAAATGTTATCAAATAATAATTaccattttcaatttttgaaatgaactGATtgcgtaaaatattttgtaataataagcTTACATGCTGTACATAACATGTTTGCATTGTATTATAATCccgaaattaaacatttttaatttaaagtttgtaTCGTTGTGTGGAGATTGCCTTGTAAGGCTACTAATAATATTGTAATTAGCTGAATAatggtttaaaataatttatgcacattttttttgtattattgtCTGCCAAAATGACTCTAACTAACGTATGCCGTGCATTTATTACAGATATGATGGTGGCACAGATTTTGGATTTACTTGTATTTATCTGAACAGTTAGATAGGGAAGGAGTCGCGTGAAGTTGGTTAACGGGATCCCTGTTTTAAATCGCGAATCTTTACTGCGTCCGTCATGTAGATTTTGTGTTGGTGATGACCTTGATAGTAGTTGGTTACAAACTTACaatggaattaaaaatttaataaagttATAAGGCAATGCCACTTTCCTATTTCCCTGCATGCAGGGAACAGGTTTCTTACATTAATTCATTAACTAGTTTTTGCACAAAACTTGGTTATAAAcggttaaataattaatctataTACAAAGTCCTCCATACCGCGCACCTTGGTCTTGCCGCCCCCTGAAAACTTAAAAACGCCCCCAGGGGGTGCTAGTGCTGTAGTTGGAAAATAGTGAGTTAGATTTAGTTTATTATGTTACAACACGATAGTTAAGCCTATCACTACTAGTGAACTACTTATGTTGTGTTCAGTCCTGCTAAGCTCCAAGAGCGCATAActtttgtaaaactaaaactgACGTTGTTTGTAacggtggtcggacgattcaacccatggacgattaaaccccggacgattcagcccaggaccattcaacctaggacgattcaacccccggacgattcaacccacggacgattcaacccgtgGACGATTCAAGTATTCAAcctgcggacgattcaaccttaCGTCaaaaacgaaatgctggcctaaataaagaaaagaaaaagagagaaatgTTCATAAACAGTACTCTTGGTAgtctttacattttttttggaattttacgattcgactagaagagccacaaaaaacatgccgacgagccgcagtttgcccaccactGGCATATAAGTATATCAGTGGGAGTTGAAAATTAGTATTTGTGAGTGTTTGCCTCACTATGTACAGTCTACCATAACAACCTGGTTGCTTTTTATTGTACAATACCATCGTTTTTATATGCACTGGTTATGTAACATACGGGTAACTGCATGGAATTGCATAGTTTTCTTTAAACCTGCAATTTACAAGTTAGTGTAGAATTCTAGCCACCAATCATTCTTCCCCGCTATTGCTGTTTATTAATAGTGGGCATTAGTGGCCAATATTCCTGCAAGGGCGATGCGTTCGCTGAATCTATCTGTAATCTTCGTTTGTTCCACTTCGCTTacttcttttctttctttctttctcgCCGAAATTTGAAACTGTCGCTTTCCTTGCCTTTGttctttgtgtttttacaTCTTTTTATCCCCTGCCTCGAAAAATATCAATCCATCTGTTGAGTCTTGATATGGTAAAGTTGTATAGGAAGGATACAACTACAGAGTCAGACAGGGTCTCGTGTGAGATTGTGCAATAATTTACACAAGGTCTTGTACAAACAGTTAGCGTTACCAAAGGGCGGTGTTTTACCTAGTTAGCATTTCTTGTCAAATGATTTGATTATATCATTGCTGATTTTTTGGCACTCGACAACGCTAGTTGCTTGCCTTCTCAGCCCGTGGTTAGAGAGTCTTGATACAGTACAGGATTATTGTATGGAAAGGATTTAAAATGTTAGCTTTTCCAGGGTCAGTATAGTGTGGGGTAAGAAGTTAAAAACTGGCCCAAATGTGGCGAAATCTGACTTCAATATAGAGGTGAAGGTTGTGTTTTACCAGGAAACTTTAAGCAACTCTGCACCTTACGTTAAAGTGTTATATAAATCTTACAAGCGCTAGCACACAAGAAAGCACGTACGTAAAATCTTGGCGTGTATTATAACATGCACtaaaaacagcaacaaaaactCGGATCCACAAGACTAACGGCTAAAAATAGACTAGGCAATGCGATGGAGTCCTCCTGTTCGCATGCACTGTAGCGTATAGTAATAACAAAATTTCCTCTTCCGTAATTCTATCAGTCCGCTGTCTCCTGCATTCAGCGGATTCTTGAaatatcaatcaatcattatCTTTCCTCATTAGCGctgtggggacgaaaaatcagtACCTGTCAGTATCAGTACCACAgtcatatgacgtcataattgtgGTTGCATGGTTTCAAGCGCCACACTGTAAAGGAATTTTTTCACTTTAACAAGTTCAGAATTAATGTACTGTACATGtaacatttttcttcaaaacattaGATCCAAATACCTGAGTCATCGCTATTGTTTCAgtaattgtgatgtaataggAACAtctacgtcataattaagagatgaatttgcatttttcgCCACTTATTTGTGGCAgtataactgcttaaccaccgGTAATACAAATCCTTTCTCCAGTACGAGTATATTTACTGACGACTATACCCTtcgatttaaggccaacttgttttggGGCATAGCTCTCACTTTAAGAATCAATAGACAAACATTTTCTctatttaagaaaaaaaagcTCAGTTGGCAGACGCTCCATCCCAAAAATTCTTATTCCGATTAAATATGGATGTTATACTATATACACTGTCTATACATACTTCATTGTTTTGCGCGTAATAGCAACTGGCCATGTCCAAGTTTGCGGTTTGGACAAACACTATGTCGTAGGCCAAGGAAGGAACATAGCCAAAGAGTTAATACACttgttttgtataaaataCTGTAGAGACCTTTTTCTGGAAAGCTAAGAAAATTCCGTATAGAACCAACTCTAAGTTAAGAAACATTTATCGTATGTTACGTGCGCAATCGACTGTTTGTTGTCCTGGTTTTTTGAATACGACATTTATAGAATTGTTTGATTATATTCAAAACTTAACGGTATAGGCTTTTCTCCAACCCGTTGTTTTAATCGGACATTTCGTCTATTAATAATTGCTACTTCTATATAATCCAGTCTTAGCAATCggttttaattgaaattggTGGCCTAAATATGAAAATGAGTTGTCATGGACATAATTGCTATATTAATTGGAGGGTTTAATTCTATACCTAAATGGGAAGAAAGTATCGTATATGCATTTGTCACGATTCTTAAACTAGCTTTTAATAGATAAAGGAAACTGGAAAGTGGCTTGAAGAAAGCTTAATTGCAgtatatttagcaaaattacACACCTGTCCCTTATCCTACAAGAGTATATCAACGATAGTGAAATATTTGAGCTTAATTTTGCAAAGACATATCTGAGGTTTCACTGCTGTCAATTGGTTTAGGACTTTATACAGTAGGTTAGCCGTGGTTTTCACCATATTGAATAACTATATTATGGATTCAAGCATACAAACAGGAATACAAAATTACGTAAGTTCTAAATTATAGTTTACTTTCAAAGCTAACAAGTGACCGTTTGGGTGATATAAGAAGCGAAGctttataacattttattcTCGTTAATACATATAGTTTCAGTTTGTAAAGCagacaataaaatttgtttatgagCTACGTTCCTATGTATGAAAACACGATATGTATACACTACAACATGTTCCTTGATTTCTGCTAagtttgatgacgtcattaatcGCTATTATGGTGTATATCGTGCGCGAATTGATTATATATTTGCACGGCATTAATTTCCATGTCATATACCAAATCCGAAAATCGCTTAGAAATCGCTTTGAGTTTGGTTTATGATTTTGCATTTAGATTAGATATTTAGACATATAACATGCGATAGACAAATATCTAATATTTCAAATATCTATCTAAATGGATATTCATCTAAGCATATGTATAGGATCATGTACGGATTTGTTGTAGCGTTTTTTTATGTTGCTATTTTGAAGAGTTTTAACGCAAAATGCTTGTACTCGACGGTCAAACGGCAGATTGTATTACGATTAAAGCTTCTGGTTTTTgttataacttacttttggGCTATACTTATAAATTTGTCTTGGCTTTTATTTAATCGCAATctttaagttaattttatacttttccATCATAACAGATTCTATTACATATGAGTGGTcagtttttttgttcattCCCCTCTCCTTTTAGACACTTCTTTCGTTGACGGGTCTTATTTATTTGTTCGCCcttaacatttttctttcacatTGGGGTGAAACGTTTACCTGCTTAACAAACACTATATATAATCTGATattaatgataattaattggtAAGTGATATTTTCACAGGGTACTTCCCTTTTCTGGAAAATGTTTGACTATGCTTGGAGTTTAATCagtgtaatttttgtttggttcACTTCGCAAACTGAGAATCTGTCTACGTCTAACTCAATCAAAGGTATATGCTGCTCATTGCTGCTGCTGCAACGCTaaccattttcaaaaaatgtcagCGTACTCTCTCCTATATATGACACTTTCCAAGtatcaaaaatttctttatccCACTTCTTTCAAAACCCCACTTTACAGATAAAAAGCAGCTCAAAAAAACATTCAGTGGAAAGTTTTTTGACGATGTCAAACATTTTGTCAACCATGACAATCAACATATTTTCTGTAAACATTGGGAACCAAAAGATTCTCCAAGGTATTTTAGTGTGCTGTATACTAAACTTGAAACTTAGATGGTATACACAATTTGCAACTAATACTTTCTCTAATGTCAGTCTTATCTTGATAGTGTTATttcaatgtttaaaattaaattcttaTTCTGAAATACCGGTAACTTTTACATAACTATAACATACGGTCGAAACTGTATTACTGTCTGAAATTGTTGCAATCAGAGCAACGAGTTTGCAGAAATATTTATACATTATGCATACAATAGCGTTCATTTATTATAtagacaaacaaaacaaaacctgACGTGTTTCAACAACTAAAGTCCGTTTTCAGAGTAATGCAAAAGCGATTTGGTAATTACTATTTATATACTAGGTACTGAaagatgaaataaaagttttgtcgtTTTTTCGGGAAAATAATCGGAATAGTCTAGGTCTACATATTGACAATAATAGAGTTGTAGGATGAAGTACACATTAAGATGATAATTAATAAAGCGAATTTTTTGAAGGAAAACAAGTAAACAACAACTATgaaatttatacaaaaaattttaattggaAATATGaactattttcaaaatgggattgatttgtttaattaaaaaagcttCTTGTATTCTTGTATTATGAGCATTTCAGCACGATCTTACTATTGTAGATTTATCAATATTGATTGTTATCATACTGCATTCTGGCCAGTTTTTTTATATTCCATTATCATTGTATAGGGGTCTAGTCTTGATAATTCACGGATACGCTGAGCATTGTGGAAGATACGATTcaattgttgaaatgtttaacaGCCTCGGACTACATGTTTTTTCCCACGACCATGGTatgcattttttttatttcgatcgttttttacattttaatacGATTTTAGCTATAGAATTGaacttacaaaatttttggtttacGAATAcacatatttttatatttgtatgaaCAGTCGGACACGGAGAAAGCGAAGGAAATCGTGCAGATGTAACCGACTATAGAGTTTACTTAAGAGACATTCTTCATCACATAAATTTGGTGAAAACTAAATACCCTGGTTTACCGCTTTATATTTTTGGCCACTCTATGGTAAGCTCGGTAGTGTCAAGTGTATGTAATTACAGTACGAGTGTCGTCCTCATTTTGATCGATACTCCCCCTTACACGTACGATACTAGTGTAAGCCTTAATATTTATCAATACACAACTCTTGGTGATTTAGCAGTACCTCACAAAGATTTGATTTTGGAATATGATACATATTGGATCGAGATTCCCTCTCTCctaaaaatcttttcaatctaaattattattatctgaTGTTTTAGGGTGGATCTCTAGCAATTCTTCTTGCTCATGAAAATCCAAATTtggcaaaatgtgtaattttgtCTTCACCGTCGATTGCTTTACCTGACCAAATATCTCCCGTCaaggtaaaatattaaatagtGAAATTTATCTTTCGAGAAAAACTTTGTCCATAATGAAGTAACTTGTAAGTTGTTTGGACATAAACCGTGTCCTACAGCTTGTAATGTTATCAATAAATGTGCACAATGTACGTTCATATATGTATTGAGTTTGAGGATTCCAGACGACCTGTTTTTCCTTGGGCACTTCCAAGTTCGGAATTCTTCCAGAACACAAAACgtctttgttaaaaaaagtcAGAAAGAAAGCTGAATTTCGTGAATATTTTTAGTAGATACATCATGTGTGAATAGTGAATACTCAGCAAAATTGTAACttatttaatttgaaatatggTAAAGTATTGCTCTGGGGTGTATTAGGAGACAATCCTATAGTTatattaaacaacaaaaaattacgcaattgcaaattttattgctttgcaTCACTGTTTGTGTATAGAAAGTAATTTGAATTCTACATTCCAAGAAAGTTTAcaaacaaaagataaaaaatttttggcatACCAGTTATTTCTTCGAAGCCTGCTATCTCTACCTTTCAACTATTATACGAAATAGGAAAATAGTTTGCATGGTAGCAGAGTGCagccaaattttttttaaatgacattAATTTCCACTTTCCGTCATCAGTTTGTCAATCAGTTTTTGACCATTAAAACCTTTGTTTGTCGATAATCTTGTGTATAGGTTTCAGATGTTTATTCACGGCTGAACGTCTAAAAAGtattcttttattttgatCTCTCTCTTTTTTCTCTAACTCTCTCTCTCCTTTATCTTTTTTGGCACTCACTGTACCCTTTCGAAAGGTTGTGGGGGCAACAGTTCTGTGGGAGCTCCCTATACCCTTCGCGTTTTTTTGTCACTTCTGACCTTTCGGCTAAAGTGATACCCAGTCATTACCAGGTCAGGTCATTGATGAAATTGTACCACCTGTTGGTTTGGGGTTGAACTGTTGGACTTTTCCAGGTTGGTGTGGCAAGCATAACTTATTTTGTGAGTTCTTGGTGAGGCATTTGTGTGTTGTAATCAAAGCAGTGTTTAGTTGGACCCGAAGAGGTATAGGGAATCAACAGCAACAGTTCGCACTTGATCTCGTAACCTTAGACCGCATgaacttttctttaaaatactaTTTCAGAAACCTGCACCTGTGAGTGCACTCTTTCGGTCCTTATCCAAGATTCATGATACTAGGTGAAACTTGGTTGGAAAACTGACTATTTTCGAAATTTAGCTATATTTGACTAATTTGAGTGGCTTTTCTTTTTATCTGTGTAGTTACCTATCTCAAACGATCTAAATTGCCGTTTGAATAGTCGCTTTGTTAACACTATAGTAAAGACATAACATGAATGTTGTAGGGTTATTTGTAATGTTGCGTtatatttttaagattttagCGTTGAAATGTCTTTTTTCAATATTACCAAATATTGGAGTAGAAACATTGGACCCCAAAATGTTATCAAAAGACAAAACTCAGGTAACATCATTTTTCTATGCAAGTGAAAAACTCATGGTGAAAAGTAGGttatgtttaattaaaactataTATTGGTGTGAAGTTGGTTACCGGTTGGTTCCCTGGTTACCCTACACTTATTGGTAATTTaagtatttgtttgtttgtatttgttcAGACATTTGCTAAATCACTTGTAACCTGTTTCGAAAATCGTGATACAAGATAAATTTACAAGGCTTCGAGTCAATTTGAAAGTATATcgtaaaaattgaaattatatataaattgaaagttataataaagtttcaaaccaatcgtttgtaaattttaataaatttatttaattaaaggATTGTATTGATGAATTAATCAGCAAATAATCAATAATTAGTCGGCCTTGTCGGCTTTTTTACTGTTTAATTGGTgtcattttttgacaaattaatCGGTTTTAATAATGGAACAATGACAAAATTTCCATAACatacatattttcaatattcttgTATCAAACTGCACAGTGATGTTGTACTATATACACTATATGAAGCATAAAACTTGCATAAAACTCatgcattagttttatgtGTTTTCTATGTCATGCGTATTCGATCTCATATAAATCCTTTTAACAGTATTTATAATGCAACTAAAAATGCActtacttaaaatttaattaaagtcGACCAATTTTGCCGATTGATCGGTAATCTGCCTATTTCTTTGTTGATACataccaaataaaaataaatttgtattaTTTCAGGAAAACTTCAATGATTTTatgaatatttgaaaaaattgaaatagcTTTATTAAAAGTCAAATGTATTAATACAACTAATTGTACTTCAGACAATATTTTTACCGTTTAAAATGCAGtaaaattgtacaagttttctgttttatttttaaaattattttgtttgtatgtAATTATATgagctttttattttatacctCATTTGGtatgaaatatttgattttatagtattttaaattttatatatgttaatttcaataattcataaaaataatttgcttttatatatcaattaatttaaatttattgttttttacatcatgttatttgttgttgtacgaaaatatttaaacttacATAATCGTATCTatgtaaatttatttgaattacTATGAATTTTTAAGAATCTTTATTGATACATCTCAGTTTGTATGAAACTATTCAAATTTAGTTatttattcaaatatttattttaaatctaGACTTTTACAACAGGTAACAAGTAAATAACAGGTAGCCCACTCAAACCGCGAATAAATAACTGAATAACAAACCAGAGTACCGGTAACCAATTTTACGCCTGCAAAATTATgcttaaattgtttttctaaatTCCAACCGTGTATGCAACTATGCACGCGATAATGGTTTAAAATGCTTGATTTCTGTTGGTGGTTATATCGATAAAATATTTGAGCCATCATCGAAAAGCTGAACCATGTTATAGGTGGAGAAATATCAAAATGACTTGCTGGTTTACCATGGAAAAATCTTGCTTCGAATGGGATACCAAATATATAGAATGACAGAACATATCAAATCTATCTTACACGAAATTTCATATCCTTTTCTTATAATACACGGAAGTAATGACTGTTGTTGCAAGTGTTCTGGTTCTGAGGATATGTACCAAAAAGCTAAAAGCTCAGATAAGACATTCAAGGTGttgcattttgtttataaaatagTGATTGAATAGATAGCtcacataaaaatttatattataaAGTGTATACTTTAATGTctagttttgtttcaaacgtTATTCTACACAACCGtttcatgaaaaattttattttcactgtTGATTTCTTTTAGATATACCAAGACGGTTTCCATGAACTAATGCACGAAATTGGTGACGTACCAGATCAATTCTTAGCAGATATCAAGAAATGGCTTCAGGAACGTGTCTAGTCTTACCACAAGTCATAGAATCAAAACTCAAAAATCCTCATAATTTGTAGAGATGGTATGCTGATCAAAAATGCCTTGCACTATTTTAATTGTCTTTGTTCTCCTTGAAACATGTTTAACAACTTACCATTTTCAACTTTTACGCAAAcaaatttatagcttttgcttaaaaattgGTTTAGCTCTGAAAACGCCTATAGTTGCTTAATTGCGTAATTTTTACCTGtagttttattgattttttacacaaataaccgtaaaaattcttttctttAACAAATCTATTTTACGCGCATACAAAAATTCTAGAGCTCTATATCTAGagctttcatttaaaaaaacttccAGTCAAATGAATTCTTGAACTAATTTTTGCATTGAATTGCTTAGCAAGGTGCATTAAAGATTAAGCTTCCTTAGTGGCGTATTATGAAGTAGCCGCTTCTACATAATATGCAATTTATTAgcctatttttttctttaagataaggtgtatttttgaaatattttagactctgtgatgatattataaaattgcttgcaaatcgaatgccgcatagaatacctgtttacggaaatcggcaaagcaaagcattgcgttacgtaatCGATTACTCTCTGCTTATCAtattaagtcgtgacaaaaatgtcgtgcatGCTTATATTGGGTGTGTTAttattcatagttgttcaatgcgttaCAGTCTACCAAGtcaaccctagaaagtggtcgacttcattatgtagctgtcccaatgttttatctcgatgtattcgttcaaagaagcttcaatataatcagaatataaagttgtcaaggtgaacaattaattctaagattaagaaaagcgaaacaacgaccttgagactcatatatcatcgaagacaataaacatttcaaccaACAAACGTTGTAGTGAtttggtcgcccttacaggttaaggtacgacatacaaccatttcattacaactcTATTCGTTGCTTTTATTTAccgcaaaaatataaaaatatatcaatttcttacatttaaaagctcattaCAGTGACTTTTTTATGTTGTAACTGGCTCTTCTGTCGTCTCGGCAGTGTAAGCTATAGCTATCAAGTATAAGTGCTCTTATTCGTGTTTTTTTGGAATGTTATGTTTCATTGAGGTCGATTAATTAAAACTTGACAAAGTTGCCTTACAGTTATACCTTTGTTGGCATTAACTTTAATATTCATATTTTTGGCTTTGACAAACATTACTGTACCAAGTTTAGGTaaggcaacaaaaaacattaaaaaacaaatgaagtTGCAGTGATTTGAATAATACTAATAATAGTAGCAACTACTTTTAGCATTTCATCAATATCACATCAATGACCTAACTTCACCAAAATGTTGCGAATAAAATTCACCAATAGGACTACGCGTTTC contains the following coding sequences:
- the LOC143450353 gene encoding monoglyceride lipase-like; the protein is MDSSIQTGIQNYGTSLFWKMFDYAWSLISVIFVWFTSQTENLSTSNSIKDKKQLKKTFSGKFFDDVKHFVNHDNQHIFCKHWEPKDSPRGLVLIIHGYAEHCGRYDSIVEMFNSLGLHVFSHDHVGHGESEGNRADVTDYRVYLRDILHHINLVKTKYPGLPLYIFGHSMGGSLAILLAHENPNLAKCVILSSPSIALPDQISPVKILALKCLFSILPNIGVETLDPKMLSKDKTQVEKYQNDLLVYHGKILLRMGYQIYRMTEHIKSILHEISYPFLIIHGSNDCCCKCSGSEDMYQKAKSSDKTFKIYQDGFHELMHEIGDVPDQFLADIKKWLQERV